The Bicyclus anynana chromosome 13, ilBicAnyn1.1, whole genome shotgun sequence region acatttataaataatagtataatgAGATAATTATAAGTgcagtaagttgaaaattacagccgaggcgatattgcaataaagctatagtaaggaatgtagaggctgtaattatcaaggCGCACGtgtgtcatacgacgttttataacacatttgcgaggaaacacatttttaacacactttctgaaaatgaatttgcatctttgcctgttttccttatgatgacattttgacacgcttgtcatttttacacagatCGCGAAGTGCGAGCACCAGTTTTTCTAAGGCAAATATTTtagtgtttctgttacagataaatagttgtaatttattgtctaaataattaaaatgaaagaaataaatgttttaatatgttttatctcacaaagttaattttattcataaaatgttgagcacctttctgacataaaaactgtcTGATAAaggtaatgtaatgtaatataggtaaggtaaggataatattacattacagcacatgtgcattttattttacattacggcacatgtgcgcaatgagatacattacaatattgaaattgttgaaataaaatgtgTTATGAAGGGTTttacacataattatattattatagccaTATAAAACTTACAAATACAGAAAATGCCCACCTCTCATTGGTGGACCTCCTTATGTCAGTTCTTTATAGAAGTATTTTTGCCATGACCAGTTTCTTCTTTCCATTGAAACATCAATTgaacaatattttaatgaatattatgcACATTTCTTTGTCCTGATTACTTAATTCCTTCTTTTTCTCTCCAActatgtattaaatattgtaacagCAAAGTGTATGaacaagaataataattattagaattaaatattatttaatcgtTCTAAgcgattaattaatttgaaacgtTTACACTTCTAGCATAAAGTTTATTTCATAAGAATGGATAAAGATTCAATAtgcttgtaataattattattattctttagcGTTGTTGTTTGTTCTTAGATGGTCAAGTCTCAACGACGGTTGTGTAAAATTTGTaggtgataataattactttagCAAAGAAAACATTTTGTCTTCAGTATATATAGCTTACCTACTTCATAGAAAGtgttaaattatacaaaaataaaaagcaggTGGGCATAAAAATTACATCAACCATCTGTTATTACTACTTCAATACAATCATTTTTTCCATTCCAACAGTTTGAGCGATTTCGTAATAGATACCTACACAATATAAGAAACGCACCAACAGTATGTATCTTCCGTAACGATGAATATTATCAGCTTATTCAATCATATTAGGaaaaaacatttgtattatAGAAGCAATAAAAACTTATTACACACAACATTCCTGTCTATATAAACACGACTAGCTTATGCGTGATGTTATGACCGTTccgtcaatattttttttatgcttttgtGCATTCGATTTAATCCTGTATCTCAATGCCTTACCGGCGAGAATTCCACGACAGTTTCAGGTGAATTATGCACTATGGTGTATTGGGCTTTGTTTAGCTCTTCTCTGTTGAGTTTGTTCTTGTCCACAGGCCGTATGCGCGTTCGTAGTTTGCCGCAACGTCCATTCGCCACTTTTTGGTACACTTCTGAAAGAAAAAATGTTTGtacaactgttttttttttcattctgagCTTATTATAAGTGCCGGAGGcttcttaatgggacctcagcgttGTCACCAGGAGATTTGGGGGTGATGTCCAAAGGCAGATATTACTTGTCTGATTATGTGAACGTATGGCTAACATTTCGAAATGCggtttaaagtaataaattggcaatatctaataataaacgTGTAGAAAGTTTTCTATGTTATGGATTAGAGAGTGTGAGACTTACAAAACTGGTTATCCATTAGTTAGATCGAATTGAGACTGAAATTGGAAGTTATTACCATTTATAGATTGAGTACAAGGATGAAAGTGCATCTTTAAATCAATTGAACGCCTTTAAATGGCATTACGCATAGTAGGTTAAGAGCCTGTGCTGAAAGTCTGACAGCCTATGCTTTTAAGATTGTAAGTACCGTAGGCAACTATAGTTTCGACCTTGGTGGCTTTGGACCGTTGCAGGCTTCTGCATTCAGCCACTTAACCAATcgtaatattttaagttttcctcTGCATGAAATGAGAAGTCATGTCTTTAATCGCCAAACACGTAAATTCGTGGCAGCCCTTTGAAATGCACCGTTAAAGATCGAAGTTTAAACTCTTCTGCTCTCAAAACAACAATCCGCAGACTCTATAGTCACCTACCGTATCTACCACATGAACTGACAAACTGATAGATACTTACGGTCTCTCTTAAAAGAGTTGTGGCAGGCCATATGGCATAGAGAAGGGAATCCTTTCAACCGGTCTGGATCAATGGGGTTCACTCCCATGGGACTGCTGCAGATTGGCTCCTTTTTCCCGCTGCACGAATTTACACATGTTTCATAGTTATTTGTCCTTCTGTTAGACTTTCGTCTTCTGGTCGTAGTTGGTCTAACTGTTGTTGTTGGATTTATGTGTAATTTAGTGATCGAACCCCTTGGAGCTTTGACCCTTACAGTCAACGTGGGCTTTGGAGCCAGTGGTCTTGCAGGTTGACGAATCGGAGACAGGTTTGGGACAATTGTTGGCGTAACCGGTGCTGCTGGAGTTACACTACGGTTAAACGGAAGAATTGGATAGAGGAACATCGAATTAAGTGGCCATATTGGTGGAGACAAAGTGCTTAGTATTTGTGGTGGAACTCCTTGCGGGAAAGGAGGTAGTGTTCCTAGGGATGGTGGCATTGCTGTAGTAGATTGCGTTGTAGAGGGAGAAACGATGGCAGTGGTTGGTTTATTTTGTACTGGCGTCGTTTCTGGTAAGGGTTGTCTCGATGACGGTATCGGTGGCTGTATATTCTCATTCACCGGTCCTCTAGGATCGAAGACTATGAGAAAGTTTGGTAAGTCGGTCTTCGGTGAATTGTCTACAACTTGTGACATTATTTCTGGTGTTCCCCGAGGTGATTCTCCATTTTGTGAAGCGGGATTAATATTCTGGGCTACTGAAGAAGATAGCTTTGAAGCGGGCGGTAAAGGAGAACTTGCCACGGTCGGCGGTTGTGTGAACAGTGCCGGATTTTTGGGGGTAAACGGCGAATCGCTTGTGAATATCTCCGTTATTGGTTTCGGTGTGTAACCTGGGTCCTGGTTGACTAGGTTTGCAGCGAACCATTCCGGCTGTATCATTTGGCCTCGGCATAGTTGTAACActgaaaaaaacaaattgtgtGTTAAAATTTAGAAAACTACTAGTAGTTAATTGAAATAGACAAACAATCAACGGCGGTGCAACCAGAAATACCGCTAGATATCTTTTTCATTGCGTTACGACGAattgggactgggacaactacGCCGCCATTGgacaatattttgtctatttctcttctctTGGTCGCATTGTACTGAACGATTAGTAGCTACCTAGATTTTGTTATACAATAACTCTATGAATACAGTAATACAAACGCTTG contains the following coding sequences:
- the LOC112048327 gene encoding uncharacterized protein LOC112048327 isoform X2 is translated as MEDVFALVVLTLLQLCRGQMIQPEWFAANLVNQDPGYTPKPITEIFTSDSPFTPKNPALFTQPPTVASSPLPPASKLSSSVAQNINPASQNGESPRGTPEIMSQVVDNSPKTDLPNFLIVFDPRGPVNENIQPPIPSSRQPLPETTPVQNKPTTAIVSPSTTQSTTAMPPSLGTLPPFPQGVPPQILSTLSPPIWPLNSMFLYPILPFNRSVTPAAPVTPTIVPNLSPIRQPARPLAPKPTLTVRVKAPRGSITKLHINPTTTVRPTTTRRRKSNRRTNNYETCVNSCSGKKEPICSSPMGVNPIDPDRLKGFPSLCHMACHNSFKRDLYQKVANGRCGKLRTRIRPVDKNKLNREELNKAQYTIVHNSPETVVEFSPVRH
- the LOC112048327 gene encoding uncharacterized protein LOC112048327 isoform X1; amino-acid sequence: MEDVFALVVLTLLQLCRGQMIQPEWFAANLVNQDPGYTPKPITEIFTSDSPFTPKNPALFTQPPTVASSPLPPASKLSSSVAQNINPASQNGESPRGTPEIMSQVVDNSPKTDLPNFLIVFDPRGPVNENIQPPIPSSRQPLPETTPVQNKPTTAIVSPSTTQSTTAMPPSLGTLPPFPQGVPPQILSTLSPPIWPLNSMFLYPILPFNRSVTPAAPVTPTIVPNLSPIRQPARPLAPKPTLTVRVKAPRGSITKLHINPTTTVRPTTTRRRKSNRRTNNYETCVNSCSGKKEPICSSPMGVNPIDPDRLKGFPSLCHMACHNSFKRDQVYQKVANGRCGKLRTRIRPVDKNKLNREELNKAQYTIVHNSPETVVEFSPVRH